In Trichocoleus desertorum NBK24, the following are encoded in one genomic region:
- a CDS encoding serine hydrolase domain-containing protein — protein MSDSWCCDRCTYQWPSFSRTGIGCENRDHKVLLSTDASFYIYSITKSLIATVALYLVGKRLLELDTPVHAYLSDLSLDSSITLRQLLSHTSGLPDYGGVPAYSEAVKANPSSPWSTETFLDLAQTQGLRFMPGKGWGYSNIGYLLLKRILERTTGLSIQMLLAQVIFSPLSLKKSFVPISLDNSFHLTPGYSAFFNGDELQDITHIYHPAWVAHRVVISTAPELTTIIDVLFRGQILDLSLVEQMSCPTYNLGKFPLFESLGYGLGLFVDTESPYGKVTGHTGEGPGYSAAAFHFSRLAGFSTTITALVNRDKHDYGLALVYKMARNCSTRLT, from the coding sequence ATCTCAGACTCCTGGTGCTGCGATCGCTGTACATATCAATGGCCAAGCTTTTCTCGAACAGGGATTGGCTGTGAAAACAGAGATCATAAAGTGTTGCTGTCTACAGATGCTAGTTTTTATATCTACAGCATTACTAAAAGCCTGATAGCAACGGTAGCACTATATCTTGTGGGAAAAAGATTGCTTGAACTAGACACACCTGTACATGCTTACCTCAGTGATCTTTCTCTAGATAGTTCCATCACACTTCGCCAGCTGCTAAGCCATACTAGTGGACTACCAGATTACGGCGGAGTGCCTGCCTATTCTGAGGCTGTCAAAGCCAATCCAAGCTCTCCTTGGTCAACAGAAACGTTTCTAGATCTTGCCCAAACTCAAGGACTACGATTCATGCCAGGCAAAGGATGGGGATATTCCAATATCGGCTATCTATTACTCAAACGCATTCTTGAGCGAACAACCGGTTTATCAATACAGATGCTCTTAGCTCAAGTGATTTTCAGCCCTCTGTCTTTGAAAAAATCCTTTGTTCCCATAAGTTTAGACAATAGTTTTCATCTGACTCCAGGATATTCCGCTTTTTTCAATGGAGATGAATTACAAGATATAACCCACATCTATCACCCAGCCTGGGTTGCTCATAGGGTTGTTATTTCTACTGCACCAGAACTTACAACAATCATAGATGTGTTATTTAGAGGACAGATTCTCGACCTGTCACTTGTTGAACAAATGTCCTGCCCTACTTACAACCTGGGGAAATTCCCGTTATTTGAGAGTTTAGGATATGGGTTAGGACTATTTGTAGATACAGAATCCCCTTATGGAAAGGTTACAGGGCACACAGGTGAAGGACCAGGATATTCAGCTGCCGCATTTCATTTTTCAAGATTGGCAGGTTTTAGCACAACAATCACAGCACTGGTTAACCGAGATAAACATGACTATGGATTAGCCCTAGTTTATAAGATGGCTCGTAATTGCTCAACTAGGTTGACCTAA